The Planococcus halocryophilus nucleotide sequence TATTCTTTTGCGATAGCTGAAGGCTTGCCTTCCTCCATTAATATCTCTAATGCATAATGCTCTAAGTCGGAAAAATCGACCAATGCTCGATCAATCTTCAACGCTTTGTATTGATCAGCGAAAAGCTGTGTTAACTCGACTAAAGTTTTCATCAGTGGAGCCATTTCTCGCATTTCTTCTAATAAGCGCTTTGGAGAGCGAGTAAAATAAGCATCAAACAAGCCACTTACAATTTTCTTCACATCATTACGTCGCGCTTTCGCTTCTTCAGCTAAGGCTGGATCACAAGAATCTTTACGAATACTCGCTGCTTTTTCCCATTTAAACGATTTAGAAAAAGCATATAAGCTCTCCCATGAGTTTTCCATTGCTGCAATTGCTGTTTGTATGACTTCAGTATCTGTTCTAAACGTACTTTCTAGTACGGCAGGTCCATCTGACTCATGCGTTAGTTGGAGGCCTTGATCAGCCAATTGCAACGCTTCCTCTAAAGCATGACGTATTGTTAGTTTTAAATCCCCGATAAATGGTAATTCGTCAATTGTCGCATCCGTTGGCACATTGTATAGATTAGGTACTTGTTGCAACCACTCTTGTGGATTAGGATGCACGCGCGAATAGTCATACAGCTTGCTTAGTAACACTTCCATCGCTTGATCACTGCGATCAGATGTAAAGCTATCCGCCAAACGATAAACTGCATCCGCTCCTTCCCCTTCATATGCAGATTCAAGCACTGCTTCTAGAACATCGTCTCGCAAAAGAGCGGCTTCTGTTTCTCCAGCAATTCGAAAACCCGGGTCGATTTCAAGCAAATACGCATATTGTTTTACGACCTGCAAACAAAACGAATGCAGTGTAGAAATTTGAGCTTTATTGATCAAACGCAATTGTTTTCGTAAATGAATCGAGTCTGGATTTTCTGCAACTGCTTTTTCCAACGCATTCGACATCCGGTGACGCATTTCAGCAGCTGAAGCATTAGTAAACGTAACAACTAAAAGTTCATCGACAGATATTGGATCGTCTTCGGCCAACACCTTTTCTATCATACGGTTTATCAGAACAGCTGTTTTGCCCGATCCAGCTGCTGCTGACACCAACATATCTTGTCCCTTTGCCCATATTGCCATCCATTGTTCGTCGGTCCAAGTAGCATCAATTGGTTTTTTCGGTATCATCTGCAGCTGTCTCCTTTCTGATCAATTCCACTGCTTTATCAGGAGATAAAGCAGTCAATTTCCGGTAACTTTGGTCAGGATCTGCTGGGTCAAATTGGCAAACCGAACGATAAGAACAAAATTGACAAGGTGTGTCTTCTTTCATTTTATATGGCGTGATACTCGTATCGCCTTCTAATATGCCATTGCCTGCGTTTTGATGCTTATTGCGGACAAAACGGCGGACAACTTGCATGTCTTCTTTCATCAACGTTTTTGATTGAGATGCAGACACTGCTCCGCTTTTGTTGAGTCGTACTGGAATTACATTGGAATATCCATCAATTTGGTTATCCATTGCTTCAATCACTTCAGGATCTTCAACGACTAAGCCATTCATCTTAAAGGATTTGGCCATTTCTTCATCTAGTTCTTCAGCTGTCAGCAATTTTGTTAGCTTTAACATCGGATTGTGCATATGAAAATAAAGCACACCAGCCGGTTCTGCTTCTTCTCCCAGCCAACGTTCAGAATGAGTTAGGGCAACATCTAAGTAAGTAAAGGTTTGTAAAGATAAACCATGATAAACGTTGCTCAGGTCGAGACCTTGTTTAGATGATTTGTAATCGACGATACGCAAATAAGGTTTACCGTGAATGTCAGTAGAATCGATTCGATCAATCCGACCTCGAACGTTCATCTTACGTCCACGATCTAAAGAAATTTCAAGAGGTGGAATCGTTTCTTTTGGTCCAAACCCTACTTCTAATGCAATCGGTACAAATCCCGAAACTTTAGCGTGTTTGCTGAGCATATAGGCTGTTTGGCGAATAATACCTTCTAATTTATGCTGGATATAACGATAGCGATGTGAGCTCATTAATATATGATTAACAAAATAAGGAGACAGCTGTTCAATCGCTTCTTTTGCTAAGTTTTGGCATTGTTTTTGTGTCAGTGAAGACCACGATACGCCAAGCCGAAGCACTTCATCTGATATCCATTTTATCGCTGCATGGAAAAGGTCCCCCATTGCAGGTGCTGCTAATTTGTATTGACTTCTTTCTTCGAGACGTAACCCATAAGCCACATAATGCGCAAACGGACAGCCGTAATAAGTTTCAACCCTCGATACACTAGAAGAAATGGGTGTTCCATACAAAGGTTCCGCAATAGCATCACGAAGAGGATCTGCTTTATTTGGTTTAATAGGCGATAAAATACGTTTAATAATAGAAGACCAAAACGGGTCATCTTCGTAAAAATTGTAAACTGCACGCCATTCGGCTGATAATTCACCACTGCGTATTTGTGAAGTTAAATAGGCCAAACTCGCTCGTGGATGCGAAATATACGCCATAGGAGAAGCATCTACAAGCTCTTCAGGGTCAATGACTGCAGGAAAGGTATCAATTGACAACATATCCTTTAGTTTTTGAATATAAAGAGATGGCAATAATGCTTTTCCTTCTTCATCTGCGATTGGAAACGAGACGGTCAATAAATCAGAAGCAGATGTAAAGGCACGATACACCATATAAGTCTCATCCATTAAGCGCATTTTCGATGTTGGAGCCAGCTCAAAGCCAATTTGAGCAAACCATTCACGATCTGTATCTGTTAACAGTCCTTCTTGCTCGATACGCTTCGGCAAAACACCGTCATTCGCTCCGACAACGAAGACCGACTTAATATCCATTAAACGTGCTAAATCGATTTTTGATACCATAACTTGATCTAGTGATGGGGGTATACGCGAAAACTCTAACGTTTCAAAACCTTCGTCTAATATCTTTACAGCTGTTTGCAAATCAATTTCTTTATCGCCAAACATTAATACAAATTGATCTAACACACCCACCCACTGATTCCATGCTTGCTCGTGTTCCGTTGCAGCGAGTAGGCGATGCTCACTTTCTTCGCGTTCTCGTAAATCTTGAATTTTTGCATAGACTTCCATTTTTTCTATAAAAAGAAACAAAGATTCCGCTATATCTCGTCCTGTTTTACTCAGTTTTAATTGTTCTTTTAACTGAGCTAAAGGTTCTCTTACTAAGTCACGTACTGCATGAAGCTCTACTTGCGCCGCTAGCTCTTCGTCTGTTTGTATGGATGTGTGAAATTCCAAACCGCGGTATTTTTTATAAAACCAGCGTTTTTCATCAAACCAACGCTTTCCGTATATACCATTAGCGATGACGAAGTTCTCTAGTACATCACTTCTTTCTCGCCATTTTGTTACAGGTCCTTGTGGAAAGAACAAATCGGTTTTGACAGCACGAAAAATCGATTCGTAAGAATAATTCGAGACCATCGATTCAAGTACTGAACGACTAAATTCAATCAAAGGATGATGAAGCATCGATTTTTTTTGGCTGATAAAATAAGGGATTTCATATTGCGGGAAAATTGTATGGATCAGTTCATCATAAATTTCAGGTTGTCTGTAAAGAATGGCGATTTCATTGTAACGAAAACCATTTCTCACTTGGTCTCTAATCGCGCGTGCTACCGCATGCATTTCAGCTCTTCTATTTGATGCTTCAACTAAAGAGACATTGCCCTCTCCTTGAGTTTTTTGTGTTGGGAAGTCATCAAAGTGACGTTCAATATGTTCTAGTTCAGGGTTCACAAAACGGCGTGGCAAAGCTAAGTGAACCGAATTATCAATGTCGATTCCCTCTTTCGCCGCTTGTTCAGTTAATCTACGGGCTGTATTAGCAGACTGGTAGAATAAGGTTTGTTCATCATTTGGATCAGTTTGTTCATCCATAGGTAATGCAATCGTTACTGATTTAGCATGCTTCATTAATTCAAAAAGAATTTCATACTCTCTAGCTGTAAAGGTGACAAATCCATCGATGTAAATAGTCGACGATTTCACCAAATCAGAATGTGGTATTTTCTCACTTAATAAGGCTAGATGACCTTCAGAATCTACAAATACTTTTCCTAGACGACTTTCAATTTCAGTAAGGATTAACTCGAGATCTTCTGCTTTTTCGAGTAATGTTTTTGGTGCACCCGCTTCAACTAATGACGAACGGATGGCGTTTAATTCTCCGCAATCTACACAATAACGAGCAAATTCTTTCACTAATTGTTCGATTTGATCAGTAAACCCTTTTTTTCCCGCAGCTCTTCGAAACAATTGAAAATCCTCTCGATGATCTTCCAGCAAGCTACGAATTAGCATACGGTAGCCAAAAGTATCTACTTCCCTCCTGCTAATGCCTCCTACTTCTTGAAGCACACGCCAAGCCAATCGCTTAAACGTCACCGCTTGCGCACGTATCATGCCATTCATATTGTATGCAGCAGCTAATCGATATTCGGTAGAAAATGACATTTGATCCGGTACAATAAGAAATATCGGATCACCATCTGCCTGTCGTTTTAACTCATCCACTATTTCTTCTTGAACAAAACGAGTTTTCCCCGCTCCAGCTCTGCCATAAACAATGCGTAATGACACATGACCACTCCTCCGCTAAGAACATTTGTTCTAATTATACGTTTTTCTACTATCCTATGCCACTTACAACTTCATCCTTGCTTGTGTTTTTTACGTTCTTCACTAGCCAGACGGAAATCTTCTTCCACTTTTTTGTGCAAACGTTTTTCAAAAATCTTCCCGATTACATACAATAAAATAATGACTAAAATAACAATTGCTGTCCGGATCGGTTGTGTGAAAAGTGCACGCAAGTCGTATCCGACAAACGAAATTGTAAACACCATCACAAGTTTCCCTGCCATAACCGTTAATAAATAATAATATTTCCGAATGTTTGATAAGCCGGCAACTAAGTTTACAAGTGCTGATGGAGTAAAAGGTAAACAAAGCAATAAAAATAATGGACCAAAGCCATTACGCTCTACCCAGTGAATCAACTTTTGAACTTTGTCATGCCGTGTCATGAAATTCATGAAACGAGCTCTGCCATATTTGCGCACCAATAAAAATACGGCATATGCACCAATTACTGAACCGCCCCAAGAAAGTAAAAATCCTAACCATAAACCATACGCTGTAGCGTTGGCAAAAACAAAAACAAATAAGGGCAAGAACGGTAAAAAAGCTTCAATAAAGGGCAAGAGGAATCCGATTAACGGACCAAAAGCCTTGTAGGATTGTGTCAACTCCACAATATTTTCCATTGAAAAAAAATCCATCATAAGCTCAGTCCTTTAAATTGTTTAATTTTTCTAACTCCCATTCCAAACTAAAAAGTTTTTGTGATATGCTATTATAATTACTTTACACTCTTTCAAAGAGTTTGGAAAAGGAAATACTTATACATAAGGAGCGAAAAGAATGAACGGACGTGAGTTTTCTGCCGGATTGAAGGCGGGAACTAGCATTGCAATCGGCTATTTCCCTATAGCATTAACCTTTGGTTTGTTAGCAAAAACTACTGGGCTTTCTCTACTAGAAGCTACTGCCATGAGTATTTTTGTGTTTGCAGGTGCCTCACAGTATATTGCATTGTCACTGATTACCGCTGGTGTAGCACCCATTGTCATCGTTTTAAATACGTTTGTTGTCAATATTCGGCATTTTCTTATGACGGCTGCACTCAATGAAAAAATGGCACCGGATGACAGATGGAAAAAAGCTTTGTACGCTTTTGGAATAACCGATGAAACATTTTCGGTTTTGGCCACGCAAAAAAACCAAAAAATCACCACTGGTTTTGCAGTTGGAGTTATCACTATTTCTTATGGAAGTTGGGTCGTGTTTACCTCAGTCGGTCATTTAATTGGCGCAAATCTTCCTCAGTTTCTTCAAGCTGCCATGTCGATTGCACTTTACGCTATGTTTATCGGTTTATTAGTTCCTTCGATGCATGGTAATCGTAAAGTTGTCAGTTTGGCTGTCATTGCCGGAGCGATTAATTCTCTTTTTTATTTCACAGGATGGTTATCGACAGGGTGGGCCATCATGGTCTCTACTTTAGCTTCGGCCATTTTTATTGAATGGATTTCCAGGAAAGGTGTGAAAAGATCATGAGTTCTTGGTATTGGTGGATGGTCCTTGGTATGGCTATTGTAACTTATATTCCGCGTGCTATTCCGCTGACGTTTTTAGAGGGCCGTGAGTTGCCGGAAGCGGTTCAAAACGTGTTACGAAATATACCTTACGCTGTGTTAGGCGCGCTGATTTTTCCAGCTGTCTTTTTTATTCAAGAAAATATTTGGTTCGGCGTGATCGGCGCTGTTGCAGCATTCGGTATCGCAATCACAGGAGCTAACGTAATGATTGTCGTTCTTGGTTCGATTGCTGCCCTTGCAATCTTTAGTGGGTTTTTATAAATAAATGCACAAAAAAAGCCGTTACTCATTTTCATGAGCTTCGGCTTTTTTTCTACGATTAAACATCCTTGTTGAATACCAAAATCCTGCAGTAAGAGAAGCTGCGTTCGCGACGAACAACAGCCA carries:
- the addB gene encoding helicase-exonuclease AddAB subunit AddB: MSLRIVYGRAGAGKTRFVQEEIVDELKRQADGDPIFLIVPDQMSFSTEYRLAAAYNMNGMIRAQAVTFKRLAWRVLQEVGGISRREVDTFGYRMLIRSLLEDHREDFQLFRRAAGKKGFTDQIEQLVKEFARYCVDCGELNAIRSSLVEAGAPKTLLEKAEDLELILTEIESRLGKVFVDSEGHLALLSEKIPHSDLVKSSTIYIDGFVTFTAREYEILFELMKHAKSVTIALPMDEQTDPNDEQTLFYQSANTARRLTEQAAKEGIDIDNSVHLALPRRFVNPELEHIERHFDDFPTQKTQGEGNVSLVEASNRRAEMHAVARAIRDQVRNGFRYNEIAILYRQPEIYDELIHTIFPQYEIPYFISQKKSMLHHPLIEFSRSVLESMVSNYSYESIFRAVKTDLFFPQGPVTKWRERSDVLENFVIANGIYGKRWFDEKRWFYKKYRGLEFHTSIQTDEELAAQVELHAVRDLVREPLAQLKEQLKLSKTGRDIAESLFLFIEKMEVYAKIQDLREREESEHRLLAATEHEQAWNQWVGVLDQFVLMFGDKEIDLQTAVKILDEGFETLEFSRIPPSLDQVMVSKIDLARLMDIKSVFVVGANDGVLPKRIEQEGLLTDTDREWFAQIGFELAPTSKMRLMDETYMVYRAFTSASDLLTVSFPIADEEGKALLPSLYIQKLKDMLSIDTFPAVIDPEELVDASPMAYISHPRASLAYLTSQIRSGELSAEWRAVYNFYEDDPFWSSIIKRILSPIKPNKADPLRDAIAEPLYGTPISSSVSRVETYYGCPFAHYVAYGLRLEERSQYKLAAPAMGDLFHAAIKWISDEVLRLGVSWSSLTQKQCQNLAKEAIEQLSPYFVNHILMSSHRYRYIQHKLEGIIRQTAYMLSKHAKVSGFVPIALEVGFGPKETIPPLEISLDRGRKMNVRGRIDRIDSTDIHGKPYLRIVDYKSSKQGLDLSNVYHGLSLQTFTYLDVALTHSERWLGEEAEPAGVLYFHMHNPMLKLTKLLTAEELDEEMAKSFKMNGLVVEDPEVIEAMDNQIDGYSNVIPVRLNKSGAVSASQSKTLMKEDMQVVRRFVRNKHQNAGNGILEGDTSITPYKMKEDTPCQFCSYRSVCQFDPADPDQSYRKLTALSPDKAVELIRKETAADDTEKTN
- a CDS encoding TVP38/TMEM64 family protein, with the protein product MENIVELTQSYKAFGPLIGFLLPFIEAFLPFLPLFVFVFANATAYGLWLGFLLSWGGSVIGAYAVFLLVRKYGRARFMNFMTRHDKVQKLIHWVERNGFGPLFLLLCLPFTPSALVNLVAGLSNIRKYYYLLTVMAGKLVMVFTISFVGYDLRALFTQPIRTAIVILVIILLYVIGKIFEKRLHKKVEEDFRLASEERKKHKQG
- a CDS encoding AzlC family ABC transporter permease; protein product: MNGREFSAGLKAGTSIAIGYFPIALTFGLLAKTTGLSLLEATAMSIFVFAGASQYIALSLITAGVAPIVIVLNTFVVNIRHFLMTAALNEKMAPDDRWKKALYAFGITDETFSVLATQKNQKITTGFAVGVITISYGSWVVFTSVGHLIGANLPQFLQAAMSIALYAMFIGLLVPSMHGNRKVVSLAVIAGAINSLFYFTGWLSTGWAIMVSTLASAIFIEWISRKGVKRS
- a CDS encoding AzlD domain-containing protein; the encoded protein is MSSWYWWMVLGMAIVTYIPRAIPLTFLEGRELPEAVQNVLRNIPYAVLGALIFPAVFFIQENIWFGVIGAVAAFGIAITGANVMIVVLGSIAALAIFSGFL